CGAGGTGTAGTACGACGGCGATCCGATGCGCCCGCGCATGTCGGGAACTCCGAGGCCGGACAGCATCCACTCGTTGTGATGGTCCTCGGCGGGAAACGTCGTCGGCACGTTCATGATCTTCACCCGCAGCCCCGCATCGGCCGCGGCGGTCCAGAAAGGCTCTCCCTTGCGTGGATTGATCGCGGTCGGCACCTCGTGGGGCAGGTAGCGGATCGACACGAGCGCCAGTCCTGCACCGGACGCGACCGCGACCAGGGCCGCCCCCGCGAGCGCCGATGAGAATCGGCGCCGCACCACGTAGACCGCGATCAGGGCGAGGCTGCCCGCGACGCCGCCGCCCATCAAGCCGAGAATCAGGGGGTTCCTCGCGCCGAAGAGGAGGGGCTTCCGTCCGACCTTGATCATGGCGAACTCGGGAAGGTACGTCCCCTCGGTGCGACGCAGGAAGTCGAAGATCTCGGTCCGGCCGGGATTGAGGCCCGTGGTGAACGAAGCCCAGGACACCGGCGTCTGCGGCGGATTCGTCGGGCGGAGCGGCGCGTAGGACCCCTGGGCGCGCAGGCGCGACAGGTTGGGAAGCCGGCCCTCGGCCATGTAGTGCTCGACCAGATTGGCGTCCGCACCGTCGAATCCCAGAATGACGACCTTCTCGAACGGGGTCGCGGCGCAGAGGATCGGCGCGAGCATCAGGATCAGGCGCAGCCACGTCGTGCTCGATGGTCTGGACCGTTCCTTAGAGGGGCGCGACTCCAAAACGGAGATCCTCCGACGGGTCAATGAGATACCGCGTGGCTGCACAGGGGCAAATTATAGGTTAAAAAGTTTGACCCTTCAACGTTGATCCCCCGCGGCGATTCCGCTAATATCGCGCCGCCAGTTCGCGGTGCCGCGGCGCTAAGTTCATACACTCCTTGATGTTCCATGTGAGACCACGTCATGCTCGAAAAGCTTGCCGGAAAGCCGGAAAAACTGGTGGTGGGAGTCATGTCGGGCACGTCGGCCGACGGGGTGGACGCCGCTCTGGTCCAGCTTCGGGGGAGCGGCGAGCAGCTGACGTGGCGCTTCCTGCGCCACGAGACCCTCCATTACTCGCTCAAGGTGCGCGATTTGATCCTGCGCTGCTGCGATCCTGCGGGGGGGGACGCGGCGTCACTGTGCCGGCTCAATGTGCTCCTCGGGGAGCTGTTCGCCCGCGCCGTGCAGCACGTCGCCCAGAAGGCCGGTGTCGATCCGACCTCCATCGATCTCGTCGGCTCGCACGGCCAGACGGTGCGGCACCTGCCGGTGCCGGTCACCATGACCGGCATCCCGGTGCGGGGCACTCTCCAGGTCGGCGAGCCGGCGGTCATCGCCGAACGGACCGGGATCACGACGGTGGCCAGTTTCCGGGCGCGTGACATGGCCGCGGGCGGGCAGGGCTCGCCCGTTGTCTCGTTCGTGGACTTCCTTCTGTTCCGCAACCGATCACGCGGCCGGCTCGTCCTGAACATCGGCGGGGTGGCCTCTCTCACGGCGATTCCCGCGAGCGCTCCCGCGGATCGCGTGGTCGGCTTCGACACGGGACCGGGGAACATGGTGATCGACGGCCTGGTCTCGCACATGACCGGCGGCCGCGAATCGTTCGACCACGGAGGGCGCTACGCGCGTGGCGGCCGCTCCTCGGACGACCTCCTCGCGCGGCTTCTCGATCATCCCTACCTGCTCCTGCCGCCTCCGAAGTCCTGCGGCCGCGAGGAATTCGGCCGCCCGCTCCTCGACAGCATCCTGAAGGACAGCGGCGCTCTCCCGCCCAAGGACCTCGTGGCCACACTGACCCGCTTCACCGCGGAATCGATCGCCTTCGCCTGCCGGCGGTTCGTGATGCCGCACAACGTGTACGAGGAGGCGATCGTCTCGGGGGGCGGAGCGCGCAACGATTTCCTCATGGAGCAGCTGCGCTCGGCCATCCCCGAGCTGTCGATCAAGCAGAGCGACGAGTACGGACTGCCGGCGGGCGCCAAGGAGGCGGTGGCCTTCGCCATCCTGGCGAACGAGACGCTGCACGGCCACCCCGGGAACCTGCCCTCCGCGACGGGCGCCACCCGCCCCGTGGTCCTGGGCACCATCGTCCCGGGGCGGCTCTCATGAAGCGGCAATCAACCGAGGCGGCGGGCGAGCACCTCTTCGATCGCGGACAGAGGCACGGCGCCGGAGCGCACGACCCGGGGTGGATCGGCCGACAGGTCGAGTACGGTCGAGGCATGGCCGCCCGAGGTCGCGCCGCCGTCCAGGACGAGCGCGACGTCCTCTCCCAGAGCCTCGCTGACCTCCAAGGCGGTCTGGGGAGCCGGCCGACCCGATCGGTTCGCGCTCGTCGCCACGATCGCCGACCCGAAGGCGCCCGCCAGCGCCGCCGCGACCGGATGCGGCGAGATCCGGATCCCGATCGTGCGTCCGTTGGCGAGCAGGAGCGGCGGGAGCGACGGCGAGGCCATGAGAACGAGAGTCAACGCACCCGGCCAGAAGGCCGTGGCGAGGCGCTCGGCCGTCTCGGGGAGCCCGCTCACGCAGTCCAGGACCGATGGCCGGTCGGCGGCGATCAGCGGCAGGGCCAGGCGCTCCGGCCTCCCCTTGGCGGCGAACACCGCCTCGACGGCCCGTGGGCTTCGCGGGTCGGCGCCCAGGCCGTAGAACGTCTCCGTCGGATAGGCCACGAGCCTTCCCTCCCGGAGGAGAGCGACCGCCCGATGGATGAGGGCGGGATCCGGGTGCTGCGGGTCGATCCGTTGCGACTCGCTCATGCCATGTCCCCCGTGATGTTCGAGGTGTGGGATCGACTATAACCGATCCGGGCCGACCCGGCCCGGACAGGTGACATCAGGCTTGACTCCGTGAGCCCGACGATCAAGGTGATCGACAGCCCGCAGAACGCGCTCGTGAAGCACGCCCGCGCCCTGGAGCGTGACCGCGCGCTGCGCACGAGCGCGCGCACCTATCTGGCGTGGGGCGT
Above is a genomic segment from Candidatus Polarisedimenticolia bacterium containing:
- a CDS encoding anhydro-N-acetylmuramic acid kinase encodes the protein MLEKLAGKPEKLVVGVMSGTSADGVDAALVQLRGSGEQLTWRFLRHETLHYSLKVRDLILRCCDPAGGDAASLCRLNVLLGELFARAVQHVAQKAGVDPTSIDLVGSHGQTVRHLPVPVTMTGIPVRGTLQVGEPAVIAERTGITTVASFRARDMAAGGQGSPVVSFVDFLLFRNRSRGRLVLNIGGVASLTAIPASAPADRVVGFDTGPGNMVIDGLVSHMTGGRESFDHGGRYARGGRSSDDLLARLLDHPYLLLPPPKSCGREEFGRPLLDSILKDSGALPPKDLVATLTRFTAESIAFACRRFVMPHNVYEEAIVSGGGARNDFLMEQLRSAIPELSIKQSDEYGLPAGAKEAVAFAILANETLHGHPGNLPSATGATRPVVLGTIVPGRLS
- a CDS encoding L-threonylcarbamoyladenylate synthase gives rise to the protein MSESQRIDPQHPDPALIHRAVALLREGRLVAYPTETFYGLGADPRSPRAVEAVFAAKGRPERLALPLIAADRPSVLDCVSGLPETAERLATAFWPGALTLVLMASPSLPPLLLANGRTIGIRISPHPVAAALAGAFGSAIVATSANRSGRPAPQTALEVSEALGEDVALVLDGGATSGGHASTVLDLSADPPRVVRSGAVPLSAIEEVLARRLG